ATCCCCATATTGTCACTTTATTATTATCATGTTACTATTAGTTGAAATTAAATCCCTTTAATCTGGTCCAGAGAGTCCAAAAAGGCGAAAGTAAAATTCATACATATTTATTATGTCTATGAATGCCTTTTTGTCCTTTGGATGGAAAGGCATTTTATTTTTGCTTATTATCTTTTAATCTGAGTCCTGTGAGGCTTGAAAGGAGAACAACAAGAATGGATTATCGTAAAAAAACAGTAGTTGCTTCAGTAGCGGGTTTAACATTAGAGGGCATGGATATTATGTTTATATCCTTTGCGATGTCGATGATTATTGCAGAGTTTCATATCGATATGGCAGCTGGTGGACTTATTTCATCCATAACTAATTTAGGAATGCTAGCTGGGGGAGTCATTTTCGGTATTTTAGCAGATAAATTTGGGAGAGTTAGAATTTTCACCTATACGATTCTATTATTTGCTGTCGGAACTGCGTTAACCGGGCTGGCACAAAATATTGAACAAGTATATTTATTTAGATTTATTGCAGGTTTAGGAGCTGGGGGAGAATACGGTATTGGTATGGCGCTTGTCGCTGAGGCATGGCCAAAGAATAAACAAGGGCGCGCTTCTTCCTACGTTAGTGTCGGTGCTCAATATGGTGTTATCCTTGCCGCACTTCTAAGTGCAATGATTCTTCCTTCCTGGGGATGGAGAGGGTTGTTCTTCGTTGGATTGGCTCCGGTTATTTTCGCCTTTATCGTTCGAAAGAAACTAGACGAATCACCGGTATGGGTGGAATCACAAAAGAAGAAGCAACTTGTTCAGAAGCAAGGAAAACTGAAGCAATTGTTTGCTACTCCTAGAATTGCTGTAACGACTGTCGCTTTAGCAATAATGGCAACCGTACAAATCGCTGGATATAATGGTTTAATGATTTGGCTGCCATCGATGCTTCAACAATCCCAAGGATTATCCGTTTCAAGCTCGGCTCTTTGGACCATTAGTACCGCCGCAGGTATGATTGCAGGTATGTTAACGTTTGGTCAATTTATGGATCGGTTTGGAATGAAGCGTTCGTATGGAATCTTCTTAGCTGCTTCCGCTGTTGCTGTCTTCTTTTACTCCTTTGCTTCAGGCAGCACAGGTCTTTTAATTGGAGGTGCGATTGTAGGTTTCTTCTCCAATGGAATGTTTGCAGGTTATGGCGCACTAATTAGCAAATATTATTCTGTAGAAATTCGCAGTACAGCAACGAACACAATTTTTAACTTTGGCAGGGCTTTAGGGGGATTATCTCCAATTTTAGTAGGTTATATTCTTCAACACGCAAATGTAACGGTAGCAATGACGTACCTGGCACTGCTCTATTGTATCTCCTTTATAGCGATGGTTAGTTTGCGAAATGGAAAAGGTAGAAAAGAAGAAATCAATAGTTTATCTGAAGCAGTGTAAGGGTTAATAAATAGCCATTCTCTCAAACATTCATGTAGGAGGGGATGGCTTTTTATTGTAAAATAAATGAATCTTTGGAAAATAGCATTGACTCGTTCGAACGAAACATGATATAAACACAGTAAGAATTTTAGTACTTTAAAGCATACAAATTACAACAAAAAAGGAAATGCAGGAGGAATACTTTCATGGGTCAACGTAGCAAAATAATAGACTGTACCATCCGAGATGGCGGATTAGTTAATAATTGGGATTTCAGCGTAGAATTTGTTCAAGACTTGTATAATAGTTTAAGTGCAGCAGGTGTTGAATACATGGAGATTGGCTACAAAAACTCTCCAAAACTACTGAATGCGACTGAGCCAAATCCATGGAGATTTCTAGACGATAATTTCTTGAAGGAAATCTTCCCTGAAAAAAAATTCACAAAGTTTTCTGCTCTAGTGGATATTGGTCGTGTAGATCCAAATGACATTTTACCTCGTGAACAAAGTGTTTTGGACATGATCCGAGTGGCATGCTATATCCGTGAAGTAGATAAAGGGTTAGAGCTTGTACAAATGTTTCATGATTTGGGTTATGAGACTTCACTTAATATTATGGCTTTATCGAGTGTACCTGAAAAGCAGCTTACGAAAGCATTTGATATGGTGAGGGAAAGTCCTGTAGATGTTGTATATATCGTGGATTCCTTTGGAAGCTTGGATCCAACGGATATTGAACACCAAGTGAAAAGATTTCAAGAGTTAATTCCAAACAAACAGCTCGGAATCCATACCCATAACAACATGCAGTTAGCATTCGCCAATACATTAGCGGCATTGCAAAACGGGGTTACATACCTGGATTCATCTGTTTATGGCATGGGTCGTGCGGCGGGTAATTGTAACACAGAACTTCTTGTTAGCTACATACAAAAACCAAGCTATGAACTGAAGCCAGTACTTGAAATGATTGAAAAGCACATGCTCGAAATGCGCCAAAAATGGGAGTGGGGTTACATTATTCCGTATATGATTTCTGGTGTACTGAATGAACATCCACGTGTCGCCATGGCCTACCGTGATAGCGCCGATCGTGATAAAT
This Neobacillus sp. YX16 DNA region includes the following protein-coding sequences:
- a CDS encoding MFS transporter, which codes for MDYRKKTVVASVAGLTLEGMDIMFISFAMSMIIAEFHIDMAAGGLISSITNLGMLAGGVIFGILADKFGRVRIFTYTILLFAVGTALTGLAQNIEQVYLFRFIAGLGAGGEYGIGMALVAEAWPKNKQGRASSYVSVGAQYGVILAALLSAMILPSWGWRGLFFVGLAPVIFAFIVRKKLDESPVWVESQKKKQLVQKQGKLKQLFATPRIAVTTVALAIMATVQIAGYNGLMIWLPSMLQQSQGLSVSSSALWTISTAAGMIAGMLTFGQFMDRFGMKRSYGIFLAASAVAVFFYSFASGSTGLLIGGAIVGFFSNGMFAGYGALISKYYSVEIRSTATNTIFNFGRALGGLSPILVGYILQHANVTVAMTYLALLYCISFIAMVSLRNGKGRKEEINSLSEAV
- a CDS encoding aldolase catalytic domain-containing protein, with the translated sequence MGQRSKIIDCTIRDGGLVNNWDFSVEFVQDLYNSLSAAGVEYMEIGYKNSPKLLNATEPNPWRFLDDNFLKEIFPEKKFTKFSALVDIGRVDPNDILPREQSVLDMIRVACYIREVDKGLELVQMFHDLGYETSLNIMALSSVPEKQLTKAFDMVRESPVDVVYIVDSFGSLDPTDIEHQVKRFQELIPNKQLGIHTHNNMQLAFANTLAALQNGVTYLDSSVYGMGRAAGNCNTELLVSYIQKPSYELKPVLEMIEKHMLEMRQKWEWGYIIPYMISGVLNEHPRVAMAYRDSADRDKFVDFYDKVTSPEASIAPAMK